In the genome of Oscarella lobularis chromosome 1, ooOscLobu1.1, whole genome shotgun sequence, one region contains:
- the LOC136194169 gene encoding uncharacterized protein isoform X1, which produces MAAREAPRDRSELSTIRYPVPKLCLLSGKLRLELTSFVQFDAFLIFLKLLVSSARHHTSSVAGLIQLSFENKHMESDQEFQQRLRSTAKERTGPITNEIANAVSDLIRRDWVNFSSRRLELSGDDIAEIREDPSQDHALYCYKAIFKWKSKRGSSATVGALAEACMNHNCIDLAETLLESKPPSRTAKKENEGGSEVSKSESEDHCRPLKVSKLAQRLKERKTKVAVFGNRSDDLYTKVESSLRKHNISTALLSAEPKKKKRNRFRNFKTILKSCEAVVDARHTYDKDSLRERERYFQDYAISRLDNGEISFLRVRLDESDQDVCMFSGVPTLSFKKDSKKSEVEDSLIRALYSLTEKSTNCKATEEANPTYEFTMNVFDLSVFRFLEKVSNPEKVSHIFLWVLFLIVAVMQILFSAARVIDYCETETGGTGPAALAVFFLQLFVRILVPAVCLWVLRDFLCANNSQLLRVTWTSKAACTIRKYLGSYLDRQTSENVTANNVIRKVAGLFDDILFYFFLSGIGQAIIAAVIFILVGAFDPPRSYSNLWTDPERNLRSKSVLITVESVCMILSLCCWQMMLAFSKYAQKILGYYFDLNDSARKDIGKDAVKRIQSQWNWVFRYLPIISGASVILLYLGAFLCADLKNKKDPAFFIITSMFSILQLLGAFIDTTVDKFILALSTVAAFFVVLLQPSLLVMNTATHNSVMMFLAFWLQAVQLLCLKIYSRIQMKRSEWSGMTLLSIAEWGLIIVLGLVWVIQYFSQKRAAFLLALCLHSFLFS; this is translated from the exons atggcagcaCGTGAGGCACCTCGTGATCGCTCAGAATTGAGTACCATACGGTACCCGGTACCCAAACTTTGTCTATTATCTGGAAAACTACGCCTAGAGCTGACTTCCTTCGTGCAGTTTGACGCGTTCCTGATATTCCTAAAGTTGCTTGTGAGTTCTGCGCGTCACCATACTTCTAGTGTTGCAGGCCTGATACAGTTGTCTTTTGAAAACAAACACATGGAAAGCGATCAAG AGTTTCAACAACGGCTACGCTCTACTGCCAAAGAAAGGACGGGCCCGATTACTAACGAGATAGCCAATGCTGTTTCTGATCTAATAAGAAGAGATTGGGTAAATTTTTCGTCACGTCGGTTAGAGCTTAGCGGCGACGATATTGCTGAAATTCGCGAGGATCCGTCTCAGGATCACGCATTATACTGTTATAAAGCTATTTTTAAGTGGAAGTCTAAGCGAGGCTCCTCCGCGACCGTTGGAGCACTGGCTGAAGCCTGCATGAACCATAACTGCATAGATCTGGCGGAAACGTTACTGGAATCAAAACCGCCTTCAAGAactgcaaagaaagaaaacgaaggaggaAGTGAAGTTAGTAAGAGTGAGAGTGAGGATCATTGTCGACCTTTGAAAG TTAGTAAACTTGCGCAGCGACtgaaagaaaggaagacaAAAGTGGCTGTTTTTGGAAACAGATCTGATGACCTTTACACAAAAGTAGAGAGTTCCCTACGCAAGCATAATATTTCTACAGCTCTTCTTTCCGCCGaaccaaagaaaaagaagcgaaatcgCTTTCGAAACTTTAAAACTATTTTGAAGAGCTGCGAAGCGGTAGTAGATGCACGGCACACTTACGACAAGGATTCTttgcgagaacgagaacgataCTTTCAGGATTATGCTATATCAAGGCTAGACAACGGTGAAATTTCGTTTCTCAGAGTTCGACTTGACGAGAGCGATCAAGACGTGTGTATGTTCTCGGGAGTACCGACGCTCTCTTTCAAGAAGGATAGCAAGAAATCTGAAGTTGAAGATAGCTTGATACGAGCACTCTATTCACTGACGGAGAAGAGTACGAATTGCAAGGCAACAGAAGAAGCGAATCCCACCTATGAGTTCACCATGAATGTCTTTGATCTTTCTGTTTTCCGGTTTCTGGAAAAAGTGTCAAACCCAGAAAAAGTGTCACACATCTTTCTTTGGGTATTATTTTTGATAGTAGCTGTCATGCaaattctcttttctgcAGCGAGAGTTATAGACTACTGCGAAACGGAAACTGGCGGCACTGGTCCGGCAGCATTGGCAgtattttttctgcagttgtTCGTTCGAATCTTGGTACCAGCTGTATGTCTGTGGGTACTCCGGGACTTTTTATGTGCAAATAACTCCCAGTTGTTGAGAGTCACCTGGACAAGCAAAGCAGCTTGCACAATCAGAAAGTATCTTGGGTCGTACCTTGATCGTCAAACCTCAGAGAACGTAACCGCTAACAATGTGATCCGAAAAGTAGCAGGATTATTTGATGACattcttttctatttctttctcAGTGGAATTGGTCAAGCAATAATAGCTGCTGTAATTTTCATCCTTGTGGGAGCTTTTGATCCTCCTCGTTCCTACTCCAATTTATGGACAGATCCTGAACGAAACTTAAGGAGCAAATCTGTGCTCATAACGGTTGAAAGCGTTTGCATGATTCTCAGCTTATGTTGCTGGCAGATGATGCTTGCCTTCTCCAAATACGCTCAGAAAATACTTGGGTATTATTTTGATCTAAATGACAGTGCTAGAAAGGACATTGGAAAAGACGCTGTCAAACGTATTCAAAGTCAGTGGAACTGGGTCTTTCGCTACCTTCCGATCATCTCTGGTGCATCTGTCATTTTATTGTATCTCGGAGCTTTCCTTTGCGCTGATCTGAAAAATAAGAAAGATCCagctttttttattattacaTCCATGTTTTCAATTCTGCAGCTTCTTGGCGCTTTCATAGACACAACTGTTGACAAATTCATTCTTGCGCTTAGTACGGTTGCGGCATTTTTTGTGGTTTTGCTACAACCAAGTTTACTGGTCATGAACACCGCAACTCATAATTCTGTTATGATGTTTCTCGCCTTTTGGCTTCAAGCAGTTCAACTTCTATGTCTCAAGATCTATTCAAGGATACAAATGAAAAGGTCCGAATGGAGTGGAATGACACTGCTCAGTATCGCCGAGTGGGGGCTCATAATTGTTCTTGGCCTTGTCTGGGTAATACAATATTTCTCACAGAAACGTGCGGCGTTTTTACTTGCGTTGTGTCTAcactcttttcttttttcttga
- the LOC136194252 gene encoding TM2 domain-containing protein 3-like: protein MLLDIVLASVLLFLIQPVQLQTDFFPTNLNSPEFATNATDSPNVTSSTPRSPSGDIGSNDDSPHCPTDPSCSSRLSKCIECRQNANCRYGTTVNVQCRCTTEERVFNRTAICSFCHQLNSTQYTCSNDSNCNAVATPRERVTLTCTVNPDVLCLGNRQFKKFSTCNWTSGHRWSTAMLLSITLGGFGVDRFYLGHWEVGLGKLFSFGGAGVWTLVDVILIGIGYVKPADGSLYIF from the exons ATGCTGCTCGACATTGTTCTCGCCAGTGTTCTTTTATTCCTTATCCAACCCGTCCAACTTCAAACGGACTTCTTTCCGACGAACCTAAACTCGCCAGAATTCGCGACAAATGCGACCGACTCGCCGAACGTGACCTCCTCGACGCCACGCAGTCCATCGGGCGACATTGGCTCAAACGACGACTCTCCCCACTGCCCCACCGACCCGTCGTGTTCATCTCGACTCTCCAAATGCATCGAGTGTCGACAGAACGCGAACTGTCGCTACGGAACCACAGTCAACGTCCAATGCAGATGCACG ACGGAGGAAAGAGTGTTCAATAGAACAGCGATATGTTCGTTCTGCCATCAACTCAATTCGACGCAGTATACCTGTTCGAATGATTCGAATTGCAAT GCTGTAGCGACGCCGAGAGAGCGAGTCACGTTGACGTGCACGGTCAATCCGGACGTGCTCTGTCTGGGCAATCGGCAATTCAAGAAGTTCTCGACGTGCAATTGGACGTCTGGACATCGCTGGTCCACGGCCATGCTTTTGAGTATTACTCTCGGCGGTTTTGGCGTCGATCGTTTCTATTTGGGCCACTGGGAAGTCGGTCTCGGGAAACTGTTCAGCTTCGGGGGAGCGGGAGTGTggacgctcgtcgacgtgattCTTATAGGGATAGGTTACGTTAAGCCAGCAGACGGTTCGCTTTACATATTCTAA
- the LOC136194169 gene encoding uncharacterized protein isoform X2, producing the protein MAAREAPRDRSELSTIRYPVPKLCLLSGKLRLELTSFVQFDAFLIFLKLLVSSARHHTSSVAGLIQLSFENKHMESDQEFQQRLRSTAKERTGPITNEIANAVSDLIRRDWWKSKRGSSATVGALAEACMNHNCIDLAETLLESKPPSRTAKKENEGGSEVSKSESEDHCRPLKVSKLAQRLKERKTKVAVFGNRSDDLYTKVESSLRKHNISTALLSAEPKKKKRNRFRNFKTILKSCEAVVDARHTYDKDSLRERERYFQDYAISRLDNGEISFLRVRLDESDQDVCMFSGVPTLSFKKDSKKSEVEDSLIRALYSLTEKSTNCKATEEANPTYEFTMNVFDLSVFRFLEKVSNPEKVSHIFLWVLFLIVAVMQILFSAARVIDYCETETGGTGPAALAVFFLQLFVRILVPAVCLWVLRDFLCANNSQLLRVTWTSKAACTIRKYLGSYLDRQTSENVTANNVIRKVAGLFDDILFYFFLSGIGQAIIAAVIFILVGAFDPPRSYSNLWTDPERNLRSKSVLITVESVCMILSLCCWQMMLAFSKYAQKILGYYFDLNDSARKDIGKDAVKRIQSQWNWVFRYLPIISGASVILLYLGAFLCADLKNKKDPAFFIITSMFSILQLLGAFIDTTVDKFILALSTVAAFFVVLLQPSLLVMNTATHNSVMMFLAFWLQAVQLLCLKIYSRIQMKRSEWSGMTLLSIAEWGLIIVLGLVWVIQYFSQKRAAFLLALCLHSFLFS; encoded by the exons atggcagcaCGTGAGGCACCTCGTGATCGCTCAGAATTGAGTACCATACGGTACCCGGTACCCAAACTTTGTCTATTATCTGGAAAACTACGCCTAGAGCTGACTTCCTTCGTGCAGTTTGACGCGTTCCTGATATTCCTAAAGTTGCTTGTGAGTTCTGCGCGTCACCATACTTCTAGTGTTGCAGGCCTGATACAGTTGTCTTTTGAAAACAAACACATGGAAAGCGATCAAG AGTTTCAACAACGGCTACGCTCTACTGCCAAAGAAAGGACGGGCCCGATTACTAACGAGATAGCCAATGCTGTTTCTGATCTAATAAGAAGAGATTGG TGGAAGTCTAAGCGAGGCTCCTCCGCGACCGTTGGAGCACTGGCTGAAGCCTGCATGAACCATAACTGCATAGATCTGGCGGAAACGTTACTGGAATCAAAACCGCCTTCAAGAactgcaaagaaagaaaacgaaggaggaAGTGAAGTTAGTAAGAGTGAGAGTGAGGATCATTGTCGACCTTTGAAAG TTAGTAAACTTGCGCAGCGACtgaaagaaaggaagacaAAAGTGGCTGTTTTTGGAAACAGATCTGATGACCTTTACACAAAAGTAGAGAGTTCCCTACGCAAGCATAATATTTCTACAGCTCTTCTTTCCGCCGaaccaaagaaaaagaagcgaaatcgCTTTCGAAACTTTAAAACTATTTTGAAGAGCTGCGAAGCGGTAGTAGATGCACGGCACACTTACGACAAGGATTCTttgcgagaacgagaacgataCTTTCAGGATTATGCTATATCAAGGCTAGACAACGGTGAAATTTCGTTTCTCAGAGTTCGACTTGACGAGAGCGATCAAGACGTGTGTATGTTCTCGGGAGTACCGACGCTCTCTTTCAAGAAGGATAGCAAGAAATCTGAAGTTGAAGATAGCTTGATACGAGCACTCTATTCACTGACGGAGAAGAGTACGAATTGCAAGGCAACAGAAGAAGCGAATCCCACCTATGAGTTCACCATGAATGTCTTTGATCTTTCTGTTTTCCGGTTTCTGGAAAAAGTGTCAAACCCAGAAAAAGTGTCACACATCTTTCTTTGGGTATTATTTTTGATAGTAGCTGTCATGCaaattctcttttctgcAGCGAGAGTTATAGACTACTGCGAAACGGAAACTGGCGGCACTGGTCCGGCAGCATTGGCAgtattttttctgcagttgtTCGTTCGAATCTTGGTACCAGCTGTATGTCTGTGGGTACTCCGGGACTTTTTATGTGCAAATAACTCCCAGTTGTTGAGAGTCACCTGGACAAGCAAAGCAGCTTGCACAATCAGAAAGTATCTTGGGTCGTACCTTGATCGTCAAACCTCAGAGAACGTAACCGCTAACAATGTGATCCGAAAAGTAGCAGGATTATTTGATGACattcttttctatttctttctcAGTGGAATTGGTCAAGCAATAATAGCTGCTGTAATTTTCATCCTTGTGGGAGCTTTTGATCCTCCTCGTTCCTACTCCAATTTATGGACAGATCCTGAACGAAACTTAAGGAGCAAATCTGTGCTCATAACGGTTGAAAGCGTTTGCATGATTCTCAGCTTATGTTGCTGGCAGATGATGCTTGCCTTCTCCAAATACGCTCAGAAAATACTTGGGTATTATTTTGATCTAAATGACAGTGCTAGAAAGGACATTGGAAAAGACGCTGTCAAACGTATTCAAAGTCAGTGGAACTGGGTCTTTCGCTACCTTCCGATCATCTCTGGTGCATCTGTCATTTTATTGTATCTCGGAGCTTTCCTTTGCGCTGATCTGAAAAATAAGAAAGATCCagctttttttattattacaTCCATGTTTTCAATTCTGCAGCTTCTTGGCGCTTTCATAGACACAACTGTTGACAAATTCATTCTTGCGCTTAGTACGGTTGCGGCATTTTTTGTGGTTTTGCTACAACCAAGTTTACTGGTCATGAACACCGCAACTCATAATTCTGTTATGATGTTTCTCGCCTTTTGGCTTCAAGCAGTTCAACTTCTATGTCTCAAGATCTATTCAAGGATACAAATGAAAAGGTCCGAATGGAGTGGAATGACACTGCTCAGTATCGCCGAGTGGGGGCTCATAATTGTTCTTGGCCTTGTCTGGGTAATACAATATTTCTCACAGAAACGTGCGGCGTTTTTACTTGCGTTGTGTCTAcactcttttcttttttcttga